From the genome of Streptomyces sp. JH34:
CCCGTGATCCCGTTCCTCTTCCCGTTGGCCAGCAGGGATTTCCGCTGCTCTTGCGTAAGGAGTCCGAGCGAGTCGTTGGCCTTCAGCATCTCGTCGAACGAGATGGAGCCCTTGTAGTGCTGCGTGTCGACGCCGCCGAGCTTCTCCGCACCGACGCGCTTGACGTCCGGGGACTCCAGGAGCAGAGCGATCTGCTGAGCCGGATCCTGGTTCACGCCGCCCAGTCCACGGGACATCTGCTGCTGGGCACCGGCGTTTCCGGACGCCCCCGCGATGGCACCGAGGTCCATCTTCATCCAGCGCTTGCCGTCCATCTCGGCGGCGGCCGAGGCACCCATGTCCATGTACATGACGTTGTTTGCCATGACCACGCGGATCTGCTCCGGAGCGTTCGGAGCGGCCTGAAGCGCTTCACCCTTCATGGTCATGTCCATCACGGTAGGCCCCCAGCCCATCGTGCCGTCCATTTCCATCGTGCCGCCACCGGCGGCGTCGGGCCTGTCCAGGGTCATGTGCACCTTGGCCGACTTGGCGGCCGCGGTCTTCTTGTACGCGGCCGTCAGCACCTCTGTCACCGGCGCCCCCGCCTTCGGTGCCTCCGCCGCCGGGTTCTTCTCGCCGCCCTGGCAGCCCGCGACCCCAGCGACCACGACCGCCAACGTCAGCGAGACGCCCACCCGTCTCCATGCCGACATGCTCATGCCCCACCCCTGTGTGTGTTGTCGAACCGTTGAACGGTAACCCACCCCATTGACAGCCCGCCGCATGAAAAAAACCGTCCCCCCGCCGCTCCGGAGAGCAGCGGGGGGACGGTTTTAAGGTCACGCGATCCGCGACCACCGTCATGTTCAGACGGAGGCCGGGTCCTCCTCGACGAGGAGGTTACGCACGCGGTTGGAGTCCAGCGGGATGCCGGGGCCCATCGTCGTGCTCATGGTCGCCTTCTTGATGAAGCGACCCTTCGCGGCGGACGGCTTCAGACGGAGGATCTCCTCCAGGGCCGCGCCGTAGTTCTCGACCAGCTTCGTGTCATCGAAAGAGGTCTTTCCGATGATGAAGTGCAGGTTCGAGTGCTTGTCGACGCGGAACTCGATCTTTCCGCCCTTGATGTCGTTGACAGCCTTGACGACATCGGGGGTGACGGTGCCGGTCTTCGGGTTCGGCATCAGACCACGCGGACCGAGCACGCGGCCCAGGCGGCCGACCTTGCCCATGAGGTCCGGCGTGGCGACGACGGCGTCGAAGTCCAGACGGCCCTTCGCCACCTCGTCGATGAGCTCGTCGGCGCCGACGATGTCGGCGCCCGCGGCTTCCGCGGCCGCAGCACGGTCACCGGTCGCGAAGACCAGGACCCGGGCGGTCTTGCCGGTGCCGTGCGGGAGGTTCACGGTGCCACGGACCATCTGGTCGGCCTTGCGAGGGTCAACACCCAGGCAGAACGCGACCTCGACGGTGCCGTCGAACTTGGTGGCGGCGGTGTCCTTGGCGAGACGGACGGCCTCGAGCGGGGCGTAGGTACGCTCCCGGTCGATCTTCGCGTCCGCAGCGCGGAGGTTCTTGCTGCGCTTCACATCTACTCCTGTGGTTTTCAGAGTGTGGAGTCGTGGTGCGGACCAGCGCTTGGTCCTACCACTGTGGGGCTACGGGGCTGACTCAGC
Proteins encoded in this window:
- the rplA gene encoding 50S ribosomal protein L1 — translated: MKRSKNLRAADAKIDRERTYAPLEAVRLAKDTAATKFDGTVEVAFCLGVDPRKADQMVRGTVNLPHGTGKTARVLVFATGDRAAAAEAAGADIVGADELIDEVAKGRLDFDAVVATPDLMGKVGRLGRVLGPRGLMPNPKTGTVTPDVVKAVNDIKGGKIEFRVDKHSNLHFIIGKTSFDDTKLVENYGAALEEILRLKPSAAKGRFIKKATMSTTMGPGIPLDSNRVRNLLVEEDPASV